The Primulina huaijiensis isolate GDHJ02 chromosome 6, ASM1229523v2, whole genome shotgun sequence genomic sequence TCAGAGAATGAAATCGCAAGAATCATAACAAGTTCTCGCACAAATGAATAATGAGAATAAGAGGAGTATGAGTTGAGAGATGAGTTAATCAGCAGTAGTAAATTTGTTCAATTCATTTAAAAGCTATGGCTTCTAACCCAATGGTAACTTTCTCCCTAAACAAACTCAATTTCCCAATCAAAATTTACTCTTTCATCTAACGGTAAAACAAATATGAACCGGTGCAATTTTTAATTCAAGAAAACATCCAAGTTTAACATCTCGTCGATTTAACCCACttaccataaaaaaataaagaaaattcaaaattaagaagattattgttttcttcaaatatTATAGGTTAAACATTGATAGCCCACTgaataatataaaatcatataagtTATAACAATCAGAATGCATGTCTTAATTATGCTTCAAGTATGATATAGCAAGGGAGTGTCAGGCAATGATCAAATTGTATTATGTCTGTAATTTGTTCTGACAACACCTCTTCGCAACACTCGTAATTTTGAGTCAAACTTTATGAACTTTCTTTTGATTCAAATGACAGTTTTCACACTAGAAGAACAGTCTTTATTGGACTCCTCTAGGTAGTTTTTTCCATCTGTATTTTGACTTAGAAATAATAGCTtccacactagaagaacggtaTTGGTTGGACTCTTCTAGTtagtttttccattttcttctaaaatattttttgttctattttctcttattttctgtttttcttctttttgctCAAATTTTCCAAGTCACTTTTTGACATTGGACAAGATCACGATATTTCAAAAGTAGAAAATGCATACATAGAGagattttaaataatgaaattatagTATCTTAATTCAAAAAGGATTCCAGATTTGATCAGGAATTAaagtttataaatatttcattaatgaTTATATGAattaacataaattttaaacacacAAAAATTCCTCCCCCTCTCAccctcaaattttcggccacccgaTAATTTTTATAGAAATATTTCAGCCACCACTATTTCACCACGTCGCCGCAACACCGTCCGATTTTTGAAATTTCGATGATCCAATCTTAACACAAATTTCGTTTAGATCTCTAGTGCGGTCTATACGAAAAATACAGTTTCTGATCGTGAACTTGATTAGACAATCGAAGAAAGGAGGAAATTCATTCGTACGGATTTACAAAAAAAGTTATATCCATTTAAAATAGGAATAGTTGGAACCGACATTTTATACGCAAAGATAAATTGAACTAAACACCttgtgaatatttttttaaaagatacgAAACTCAAGAACGTTTTGaacatcaaaacaaaatttttaaacttgcATTGCATCTTGGGTGCAAGGAAACAGTACTCCAGCAGTATATATGTCACACAAACATAAATAATCATAcctcaaggaataatttaaaagGTTGTGGTGACTTATgattagattttaaaaaaaaaaattggctttCACTACAAAAGGATCGGAGATAGGATTTTGATACACCACTAATTATTAGAGTTAGCCAGCTTTCATTCTATTATTGTTTCAATTGTCTTTGTGATCAAAATATATTAGAATTGTGTTTGGAATTGATTATTAACATATGTCAAgcaaaatttgaatatataNNNNNNNNNNNNNNNNNNNNNNNNNNNNNNNNNNNNNNNNNNNNNNNNNNNNNNNNNNNNNNNNNNNNNNNNNNNNNNNNNNNNNNNNNNNNNNNNNNNNNNNNNNNNNNNNNNNNNNNNNNNNNNNNNNNNNtatatatatatatgttttgtgCACATGGGAGACCCGATATGATTTCTGTAAAATTTATTGTTCCGTGGTCCACTTACCATGTGGATGATTAACATGTCCATTCTATATCAagtaattgaaaaataaattaactatCGATGATGAATTCGCTTGATTCCTCTAACATATAAGAATTACATATTTGAACAATCAAATGGTATTTAAGGACTCTGTCATATACAAACATACGTATACatttatgtgacatgcatgtgTGTATAGTCGTGTGTATTAGTATCTTGAAAAAATTAATACACGTCTCGAACGAATTTAATGATCTGCTGAAACATATCCCGTAATGTTATCTTGATTGTTTTCAAAATCCGTGATTAATTTGTATGCcgatcaatatatttttttaaacaatgtGTGTCTATGAACATGAGAAATTTAAATCTTAAGCTCTCTCtcgttgttaaaaaaattattcattatgGATCACTTAGAAATTCGGATTATTTGGAAcgaataaatactttaaaataaatgCTACTATTCATTCTAACTTGAGTTTGTATACGGagacaattattttatttcccaATAACTTTAAAGTTCATATGATTCCACTTTGTTATTACTAATTACCaacaaaaagtaaaaaatataataatcttTATGTCTAAATAAGGTGAGATAGACTTTTCAGCTTTGGGGAATTAAATTgccaatttattttaatttgtttgcttTGTTATATACCGCGGCGAGAAAGAAATATGACTCTATCcgagctagaattttaaactctataatcttttaatattttaaattgatctagccgtgctaatatcaaattaatccaaaatttacatataaatttttttaaaaaaattgggtcACTCGAGCTAAAGCTCGGATGTCATATAATGGGGCTCCGCCACTGGTTATACATATAGGCAAGACAAATAACTTCACCAAGAGAATTACCATTTTTTAAGTAAACATTCCACTTTAACATTTTCCTAATTTATATCATGCTTGAATAGTAAGGGAAACCTATTAAATTGTGAGATAATTAATCGTCTTCAAAACTCTAATAATTGCAATATTAACtcaaattgtaattttgattattaaatatatttttttagatatttgaCGTAATAATTACCCATGCTGGAAAAACGATCAATAAATACGGCTTATTTTATGatttgtatatatttaaattgcatagttactaaaaactatatattttattcAGTGAAAAACCTTTATTTCTATATTAGATCGTATATGAGGATTCTTACAAGGAAATTACACAACATGGTTTTCCAATCTTATATTTGTGCcacacaaaacaaaacaaaacaaaacaaaacaaaacaaaagacaAAAAATCCAagaattattatcattatttcttcaaaacaaggatttttttttaatgaagtgGTGCTAGacgaaaatattaaaatcattaTTTCTTCAAAACATCATATTCTCATAattgtataaaattaaaatatatttatctatttatttatttactcgtgCCAAGTTAGAAAGGTAGTCATGATGTGGTTTGGTCTATGCTGAATCGAGACTGTTAATTTGACGAATTTTATACAAGATATTGATATGAACAtctgaatttattttaaaaaaaaggtatCGATGGATctcattttatttgttttgaatttaGATGTTCTTATTATGAGTTTCATTAGGAACTATGTCATATCAGTATCGGTTCGATTTTGTCATTATGTCGTCGTATCAACCTgaatttatgaaaatgatttgtTAAACAAAAATTTATCTATAAGATAATATATCGTTAAAAACCTCCATAAATTGACGTAAGGATTATGCaatcatgatcataaaaattgaTCCAACTAAAAATAATGTTGATTCTAGCGATGGataaagaaaaatatgtaaGCGTTGTGTGTTACTTTCACAAAACAACCATGAATTgacataagaaaaatatttaattttacctTCGTTTCAAGTTTCCAACCAAGAACAGACATTTAAGAGTGCGGGTGGGTTGAGTCGGGTTGAGCAATAATactattcaaaaaaatttcaacccgAGCctgaacccgaacccgaacccaaaTCAACCTAAttaacccgattttgaatttttttaagaaatttaactatataaatttcaacaaaagataataatattttaatttaaacacaaaataacaagacctccttcatatatatgatttaaatttgaaagtctaattgtagaaaaataaaatatatttatcaaatcaaataaacaattgtttaaaaaataaaaaatgttcaaaataaatattaaattatgaaaatttattatataaatatacaataaatattttttcagacatacaatatataaaaatgtaggcaatatttattaattatatttttatccgGGTTGACCCAAACctaacccaacccgatcatttttttcgggtcagctatcagGTTATCGGGTCCAACctgatctgacccgaacccgaaaaccttAAATctaaacctgatttttttttgggttgaaCCATATCGGGTTGGtgagtcgtgtctgattttgacacccctacacAGACATTTCAtgacaattatatatattttattttattttatttattttttgagaaagacaaattattattattattattattattattattattattattattattattattatgtgccTAAGTGGTCTCCACCAGCTTGTACCACTCTATCTGGAATTCACCAACACAAAAATTGTATCCACACTTTCAATCTCGACTCTCCCGGATCTTCCATTTATCCAACTTTTATATTTCATAGATATATATTGAAAGTTCTAAATAATTGAGtggctttattttttaaatttttcaataacattaaatcatatattataaaataaattttttcaaaatttataagtATTTGCTATTAGAGATAATTATGTATTCGATTGCAGTCACTGCAATTATTAGGAGGTGAATTGGCAGAGTGCAATAATTGATTGTGCTTGTTAGAAAAGAAATTGAACGCGACGTCTGTGCTGctgtacaatttaaaatatttgagttatatcGTTACAACTATCTATAACTTTGGATAAAAGGACAACTTTAAGCATTGTAACTCATGTGATTCATCAGGGGGAAAAAATTGTATCATTACTCATTGCGATCAATCATATGACTGTCGGTTTTAGAAATGATATGTGGAAATATTGAACATATTGTTAGGTCACTATAAAATattgacaaaataaaataaaacacataATTATATTTGACCAATTGATTCTCAGCAATAATATGAATAAACAAAAGACATTAAAATGTAAAGTCCATCCCCAACCACTTTTCAGAAGAacaaaatcaataaaagttaTTTAGGTAAGGAAATTAATACAATGGGACcttcaaataaaaaaagatattgATGAAAAAAGTTACAAATTGTGGTTTTGTTTCTTAGTATATATTTGCCAGCTATGGACATCCATGTTCCCCTTCAGACAAAGGAAGGATTGGTACTCAAAACAAGAAAACTTATATTTTAGTAGAAAATTTATCcataactaaaaaaattcatttgaaaAGACAATACATATGAAGTATACTCCacctttattttaatataaaatattcaattgATCGTCTATCgagttcaaaataaaaatatgtaatattCAATTGATCGTCTGTCgagttcaaaataaaaatacgtGGAGCTCACTTGATTATTAATTGAACATATTACATTAAAACAAAGGGAGATTGTTACTTTCAGTGTAACATATACTTACCCATTTACGCAATATTCTAACCCAAAGTTCTAAATTTGCACAAAAAGTTTTCACAGTTTCTTGAAATTAAGTGTCAAAATGGAAAGGATAAAGCCCATAGAGCCCGCAAAAGGCTCTAACTTTGACATGTATATGTACAAATAGGCTACACCAAGTGCAGTGTggggtatttttttttctgtAGTTGATATTGGCTGGTAGGGAAATATTAATACTAAGACcaagaattttgaattttgccAAGATTACAAAAATTCTTGTGTGCTTAATAATACAATTAATGAATTATAGTAAAAATAGCAGTGGGTTCATGTTTCTTTTGCTCTCTTTGAGATGACAAATGGACTACTTAATTCACAGTTAGGACCTTCATTTTCATGATTATGACTGTATTGTATCTGATAAATGCATGAAATGGTGCTCGATTATTCGATATGATTTCCGAATAATACGGTAATCGGGGGGGATTATGTGAGTTTGGATTATTCAATGATTTTACACTACATGAATAAATTTAACTTGATGTAGCTACAGTTATTTAATGACCATGTTAAAATAGAATGAAGACATCAGAGGTAATAAAACAGGTTGTTTTATTATGAAGCAGATGGTAACATTATATCATACAAGAAAGTAAAGTGTCTTAAAATAGCATCAAAACTAACACAAGCTTAACTTACAAAACTACAATAGGCGATAAACCGAACTTGAACCATTTCTGAAGCCTCAGGCAGAGGATCCGATAACTTTACTCATTGGTTATGAGTGAGAGATGGAAAAGATGGAATAGATTGAAGTATCAACTTTCGACTGCTTCTTAATCCTGTGGACATACCTACATTGTGTGGGGGCGAAACTCGTTTCCTGTTGGGAGATGACAACTTAATGCCACTTATTGGAGACCCTTCTTGGAGAAATTCGGGAATTTCGTCTTCTTTGATAGTTTCGAAATGTCTATCGAGTTTAGGTGCATGTTGAAAGCTCGGTTTTTTGAACACTTTGTTTGCGGAAGAACGGGAAGAGGAACCGATACATGGAAATGAAGATCTTGGCGGTTTTTTGTTTGAGAACAGATGTTGAACCGGTTTCCTGGAAAATCAAGAATTCATGTTTATGTCTCATATACCATGCATCTAAATGATTTAAATGTATCCTTCAACCATTGTTGAAAATATAAGGATATTTTGTCATTCATTAAAAAGCATGGATTCTGGATAACATGTGAAAATGTTTGTTGATTATTTGTACCTTCCAGCCAATAACGGTGTTTCTGGAGGAGCAGAATCCACGTTTTGCTCCGAGTCAATATGGACTGCTTCTTTTTCTCGCATGCTCTTCTCAGTTGTATCCGTTTCATCTTCTTCATATTCGGCTTCCGTGTCTATTATAACGGATCCTGAGATTCAAGATtgcaatgaaaattttgaaatgctCCTCCAAATGCAACtcttccaaaaattttgaacctCTTTCATATGAATTGAGAAGTATACTAAAAATTCAAGCGTACACTTACCATCCTTTCTACCAAACACGTTCTTACACCCTTCACATCTGCAGTTGATCGAGCATCCAACACCGCCCTTTGAAGAAACCAAAAGTCTCCCTTCAGCTGACACACTAAAGAAAACCATATAGATTCacaaaatagaaaaaagaaaccTGATAGCATTCACAATATTTCTTCAGGCAACCGGATTTTTTGCAGTTGCATCCTCTTTTATGACGTGCTGAAGCAGGAGTGTTGCTCAAGTCATCCTGAAAGAAGCAACACAACAAATTATACGAATCATAAATTCACCAAAAAAAGATCAAAAGCATATGCTGAATTTTCATCTTCTAACCACAGTTTCGGTCAGAGAATCTGAACCCCTGATCACTTTAGGCGCAAAAGCAAGAGGGTTTCTTGATTCAATCTGTTTTCGGGTTGCAAGGACAGTGCCTTCATGGACAGGCTTGTTGAAGCAATCTATACATGCACATGGCTCCACACAGTATACACCAGCAGCAAAACATTCACAGTAGCTGcattcaaaatttgaattagGAGTTTATCAGGATTAAAAAGGCCTAACCACACAATGAAAAGTAATCCAGCACGGAGTTCAGGGAAACGACCAATTGCAATAGGAAAGGGGTATAAaggataaaaaaaacttacagtTTTAAGCATTTTGATTTCTTGCAGTTGCATCGCTTGCAGGATTCACCTTCCCCGGCTTGTTCCAACCTACGCCTGCCAATCCAATTAAAACTTTAACTTGCAGACAGATATAGATTATGAAAAGTAGATGCTGCAAACAAGAAAATGTACCTCTTCTTCTTTGGACTACCCTGAGTGATCTCCTCATTAGCCACATATACAGAGGCCTGGCAAGAATCTTCTGTGAGCGGAGCAAAATCTTCAATGGTATCAATGTCTCCTCCCAACGAGGTAACATCCAAATTGTTTAACGATTCTTGACCAGTAGTTGGAGGATGAAAATCAACTGATGGGCTCGGTCCGATTAATAATCTTCGAGAAGCTGAAGATTCGAGATTGACAAGTTTGTAATCCTTGGGTGTTGTTCCTAGAGCATTTAAATGCAAGCCAAGGGTAGGTACAACACACCGTGGAGACTCATCTATTGTATTTGTCAGAACTCGTTGCCGGTTGTTGGTGGAAGTATCAGAACCAGATTGCAACACCACTGAAGATTCGGGAGCCGAAGTCTCTTCAAAACACTGTCTGTGGGCTCCAGCCATCTCAAAAACTAGACAGCGTCTTCTCATACCTCGGTACAAACCAGAGAAATTctacaaaacaaagaaaacaattAAATTTCCAAGAGAAGTTAACATAGATATTCCCATTGTTCAACTCTTTCATACATTACATAACTTCCATAACAACGATATGGTAGCCTAGGAGAATTTTATGCTCATGAATCGTCAGACTTATGGATTCAGACCCTTAGTCTGAAACAAATGGCTTTTATTTCTGATCCTAATTTTACAAATTTCCTTTATGGTATCGAATGCCAACCAAATATGCTAGGAATGTCATTCTTACCTCATAATCCATCTCTTCCATGGGATCATTCATTAAAGAGGTGGCAGTCATGTCATGTTTTTCGGAATTTTCCATCATCTCAGTAGCTCCTCCGGGATTAAAAGACAAGTTTTCTGGTTGACGTCCCTCTCCAATTTGTTCACCAGAGTACATTGCAACAAGAGATTGCATATTCTGCTTGTCATTTCTAATAGTAGCGTAGAAACTCATCTCAGTAccaaacaatttcttgttctCTGTATCATTCGGCGATTCAAAAATTAGCAGATCAGAATTATCAGCTATTAAACTCTCCCAATCGCATGATAGGCCTTCTTTGTTTTCATCAGTTCGGCCTGCTTCCTCGAGATTCACTTCACTTTCGTAAACAAGCACTGAAGAAGTGGATTCAAGGCCACAGCTTGGTTTTACAGGGGAGTCATGACTATTTGGATCATAATCAAATTTTTCGGCAATCTTGTTTGAGCATTCATAAGATGGCTGACTAGCCACCAGGCCCACCACACAATGAGATTCCTCTGGGTCCAGTTTTTCCTGTTCATCGAATTTTTCGTTACCATCCTTATTTACCTTACTCAAATCAACTGTGTTCGCATCATCAGAAGAAAACTCAGGTTTTGATGGATCTGAAAACTGGTGCCTGAAAAGAGAAGAATCAATTTAAGCAAATGTACTCGTGATACAAGACAGAGCCTGATAAATGGACCTAAACTGGAATTAAATTGAAGAATTACCTTCGCAGAAATCTTGATCCCCTGAGAGAACTAACATGAGGTGAAGTGAAAACAGATGGAAGAGTAGCAAAACTAAGAGGATTGATTGTCTGTGTAATATGTATGGATTTAACTGGCTTGATTGGGGAAAGGTTGTTCAAGAAATTAAAGACAGGGGACTCCTGTATCCAAAGAGGAAAATCTTATCATAGTGAAAAAGCAAAGTAACAGATAAAATCAATAACAAAAAACCATCATTTAAGGATGAACCCCCATCGTCTAGACAGATTAACagccataaaaataaaaagttaaaggTCAAGAGAAAATAACGTGGAAGCCATTGGTTCATTTTTCTAGCCTCCAACTCTAAAAAACAATGCACTTTCAAAATTATCTTCATTGAACTGGAAGTATATAAATATACCAGTAACCAGTTCAACAAATACATCGAGTCGAAATATAAGGCCATTAAGTCAAATACCAGTAAGAAAAACCTCATGAAGCATGAGAACAGAACTTTGGAGAAAGCAAGCATTACAAACTACTAAATTCTGACCCATTAAGCATTTCCGCTTCACCGAGCATAAGATTGAGCCCGAATATAGATTACAAGGACATGCATAACAGAATTGAGGTTACCATCCAATTTCATAATTTACTCCCAAAGGCAGATTAGAATTTTTCAGATCTTGACATAGCCCACGTGAAAAATTATTCCCTAAAGATTAAAGGTACTCGAGGAAAGGGACTCCCACAAACTAAACAAACTATTCGCCAAATCTTTCAGTAGTGATGCATAAGAAAACCGATGAAAAATTAGCATGACCAGGAGTCCCAAAAGAGGGGAATAAATCAAAAAAACACACAACTCCAACTTTTTTCCGAGTAATCAAAGAACAGATCAAGGAAAATTAGAGTCAAAACCGAAATCAAAAATCCTACAACTTTaatcaataaatatttatttttcttcagaAGACCAGGAGCCATAAATTTAACATCGATTGGTCCAATAATTCTAAAATAAAAGCGCACCTCTTTTccataattaagaaaaaaaattccacAAATGCAAGATCAGTTAAGCAAAAAGCCGAAACATATCGCTCAAGGAAATCAACCAAAACAGATTTACAAAAACTTATGCACCAGCCAAACAACATAAATCCAGCATCGATTAAAAATcgataacccaaaaaaaaacagAGCCCACAAAAAATCAAACCTCAAACTTGCATACGGATGCTGCGATCTGGCTGCTCTTGCTCCTCTCTGGAGTATCCATCATTTCATTCTCTTCTCCATTACACTCTTTTTCAAAATTCTCACACCCCTCCCCCATCCCTTCTTATGCGTATCTATCGCCTTATCCCGTCCCCCCGGCCGTCCCCCGCACACGAGAAACCCTTTGTTTCCCTCCCGAATGAGAAAGGAACAAAAGGGCTCAAGCACTAGCCCATGAAAATTCAAGAATAAGCGGGAAATCGAGCGACGAGTGGGTGAGTGAGAGTGAAAGGAGAAaaaaagaatggatttttctCGTTGCTGACAAAAGAAAAACCCCACCACCCCAAAAGaaacacacaccacacacacagtTCTTGCTTCTAAGGCTGTGCTGTgtacaataataaaaatgcaattatatacacacacacacatgtatatatatatatatagacacacacggTAAACGTTCACTTGGAATTGCCCCGCATACATAATTTAAACTCAAAATTCACCATGTAGTCCTCCCATTTCATAGATATTCTAAATTGgccccatatatatatatacacagagagagagagagagagagagagttttGAAATATATACACTCAAAAATTGTGATGGATTATGGGATTTGACTGTGTCGTACAAATGTTAATTCAGTTCCGTGAATTTCTATGAATCGGATTTGGTTCATGCAATTTCGTAGGTTTCTTGTCGAAGGGTCGGTTTTATTGAGGatatttattttgttcattGGTGGaacaattgaattaaaattagtgactcaatttttatatttgaatgcTAATAATTATTGCTTAAATGCCTTAATTCCACTAATAATTGTCCCTAAATATATGATGAAACAGTTTTATTCTGTAATTAATGTAATAGTGCTTTTAATTTTGGTCtattatagatatttttaaaatcttatatTATATTGTTCATTAGGTGAATATGATTATGGATTTTGAATAAAAGTTTTCAACTTTACcaaattttatgctttaattaattaattatatatgtgtgtgtttctAGAGATCTTgttaattttttgaattattcaaaaagaaatatgattatatatacAATGATATGACTATATATACAACAATAAGTTACTAGTAGTCTTAATTATCTAGACGTGTAAACTTTTAAAagatatcttgtgagacgagACGGTCACACATATTTATATCCATGATATGGGTCGACTCGGTCCATATTTGGagtcaaaacataaaaaaaaatattttcatatatcGAGTCTCGTatgatattcgtctcacaaaattgaccagtAGATGATCTCATATGAATTTTCGTGGAAAAAAAATATCGCATAAAAATTATGTTGTGATTCTACGAGGAAAAAAATAAGATGAGTtacctatttttttaaaaacaatttataagtagttaaataatttattttaatagcTTAGaagttgtttttaaaaaaattattaaacaaaatttaagAGATAACATCTAAAGATAGACTTGACCATGCGTCGGGTCTTGAAAATCCCGACCTTTAACCGGCCCAGCCCTAGTTGGTTACGA encodes the following:
- the LOC140979260 gene encoding protein tesmin/TSO1-like CXC 2 isoform X2; amino-acid sequence: MLAFSKVLFSCFMRFFLLESPVFNFLNNLSPIKPVKSIHITQTINPLSFATLPSVFTSPHVSSLRGSRFLRRHQFSDPSKPEFSSDDANTVDLSKVNKDGNEKFDEQEKLDPEESHCVVGLVASQPSYECSNKIAEKFDYDPNSHDSPVKPSCGLESTSSVLVYESEVNLEEAGRTDENKEGLSCDWESLIADNSDLLIFESPNDTENKKLFGTEMSFYATIRNDKQNMQSLVAMYSGEQIGEGRQPENLSFNPGGATEMMENSEKHDMTATSLMNDPMEEMDYENFSGLYRGMRRRCLVFEMAGAHRQCFEETSAPESSVVLQSGSDTSTNNRQRVLTNTIDESPRCVVPTLGLHLNALGTTPKDYKLVNLESSASRRLLIGPSPSVDFHPPTTGQESLNNLDVTSLGGDIDTIEDFAPLTEDSCQASVYVANEEITQGSPKKKRRRLEQAGEGESCKRCNCKKSKCLKLYCECFAAGVYCVEPCACIDCFNKPVHEGTVLATRKQIESRNPLAFAPKVIRGSDSLTETVDDLSNTPASARHKRGCNCKKSGCLKKYCECYQGGVGCSINCRCEGCKNVFGRKDGSVIIDTEAEYEEDETDTTEKSMREKEAVHIDSEQNVDSAPPETPLLAGRKPVQHLFSNKKPPRSSFPCIGSSSRSSANKVFKKPSFQHAPKLDRHFETIKEDEIPEFLQEGSPISGIKLSSPNRKRVSPPHNVGMSTGLRSSRKLILQSIPSFPSLTHNQ
- the LOC140979260 gene encoding protein tesmin/TSO1-like CXC 2 isoform X1 gives rise to the protein MGEGCENFEKECNGEENEMMDTPERSKSSQIAASVCKFEESPVFNFLNNLSPIKPVKSIHITQTINPLSFATLPSVFTSPHVSSLRGSRFLRRHQFSDPSKPEFSSDDANTVDLSKVNKDGNEKFDEQEKLDPEESHCVVGLVASQPSYECSNKIAEKFDYDPNSHDSPVKPSCGLESTSSVLVYESEVNLEEAGRTDENKEGLSCDWESLIADNSDLLIFESPNDTENKKLFGTEMSFYATIRNDKQNMQSLVAMYSGEQIGEGRQPENLSFNPGGATEMMENSEKHDMTATSLMNDPMEEMDYENFSGLYRGMRRRCLVFEMAGAHRQCFEETSAPESSVVLQSGSDTSTNNRQRVLTNTIDESPRCVVPTLGLHLNALGTTPKDYKLVNLESSASRRLLIGPSPSVDFHPPTTGQESLNNLDVTSLGGDIDTIEDFAPLTEDSCQASVYVANEEITQGSPKKKRRRLEQAGEGESCKRCNCKKSKCLKLYCECFAAGVYCVEPCACIDCFNKPVHEGTVLATRKQIESRNPLAFAPKVIRGSDSLTETVDDLSNTPASARHKRGCNCKKSGCLKKYCECYQGGVGCSINCRCEGCKNVFGRKDGSVIIDTEAEYEEDETDTTEKSMREKEAVHIDSEQNVDSAPPETPLLAGRKPVQHLFSNKKPPRSSFPCIGSSSRSSANKVFKKPSFQHAPKLDRHFETIKEDEIPEFLQEGSPISGIKLSSPNRKRVSPPHNVGMSTGLRSSRKLILQSIPSFPSLTHNQ